One stretch of Eggerthella lenta DSM 2243 DNA includes these proteins:
- a CDS encoding WbqC family protein, which produces MKTVAMHQPHYFPWLGYLDKMAKADEFVVLDEVQFEDGSPMSRNRFLQVDGEAKLLSLSVEKKGYLEKPTRDVRLSNWPKTRKKHRGFIDCNYRKTPYFDEVMPLVAKVLEADCDTLLDLDMASIEMLRSAYGIETPLVLQSSLPYDIEAKNNDLVLGLCRVCGADVYLSGRGARAYMDDRSFAEKGIAVRYQEFSYPEYPQYRQSGFVPNLSALDPLFQCGIDGARRMFNENMRKEMIP; this is translated from the coding sequence ATGAAGACCGTCGCCATGCATCAGCCCCATTATTTCCCGTGGCTCGGCTATCTAGACAAGATGGCGAAAGCAGACGAGTTCGTCGTGCTCGACGAGGTGCAGTTCGAAGACGGCTCCCCTATGTCGAGGAACAGGTTCCTCCAGGTCGATGGAGAGGCGAAGCTCCTGTCCTTGAGCGTGGAAAAGAAGGGCTACCTTGAAAAACCGACCAGGGATGTGCGACTTTCCAATTGGCCGAAGACAAGGAAAAAGCACCGTGGCTTTATCGATTGCAACTATAGGAAAACCCCCTATTTCGACGAGGTGATGCCCCTTGTGGCGAAGGTGCTCGAAGCTGACTGCGACACCCTTCTCGATCTGGACATGGCGAGCATCGAGATGCTGCGATCCGCTTACGGCATAGAAACCCCCTTGGTGCTGCAAAGCTCGTTGCCATACGATATCGAAGCCAAGAACAACGATCTGGTCCTGGGCCTCTGCAGGGTTTGCGGGGCCGACGTGTACCTCTCGGGTCGCGGTGCGCGAGCGTACATGGACGACCGGTCGTTCGCTGAAAAGGGAATCGCCGTGCGCTATCAGGAGTTTTCCTATCCCGAGTACCCGCAATATCGGCAGAGCGGGTTCGTCCCCAATCTTTCAGCGCTCGATCCGCTCTTCCAGTGCGGAATCGACGGCGCCCGGAGGATGTTCAACGAGAACATGCGCAAGGAGATGATCCCATGA
- a CDS encoding glycosyltransferase family 2 protein, whose amino-acid sequence MNPLVSVIIPVYNVESYVSECIESVIAQTYSNIEIVVVNDGSTDGSGFSCDQYACSDSRVVVVHKENEGLSAARNAGIAVCRGDFVAFVDGDDFVSPVFIETLMHAIEVCDCEIAAIPCGTAFEDGSSCELVAKAAFIPDARVMDSYTVQKLMLYQRLDTGVPWRLYARRILGDAPFAVGLYYEDLASVYKFIHDVDRVALVDCRALYAYRLRKSGIISQAYSPIKALSAIEVSRRLSSDMQEWYPDLAVASASRCFSLCRMVYAQIPVEYELSSKFENDRRALWGELKERRKIVLSDSSARKRERLAAAIALIGEAPFALFCHACRKAGLLR is encoded by the coding sequence ATGAACCCGCTTGTCAGTGTTATCATCCCTGTTTATAACGTTGAGTCGTACGTGTCGGAATGCATAGAGAGCGTGATCGCTCAAACTTATAGCAATATCGAGATCGTTGTAGTAAACGACGGATCGACAGATGGATCGGGGTTTTCTTGCGATCAATACGCTTGTAGCGATTCCCGTGTGGTTGTGGTGCACAAAGAGAACGAAGGGCTGAGTGCTGCCCGAAACGCTGGAATAGCCGTTTGTCGGGGTGATTTCGTGGCCTTCGTTGACGGCGATGATTTCGTGTCCCCTGTTTTCATTGAGACGCTTATGCATGCTATCGAAGTGTGCGACTGTGAGATAGCGGCGATACCTTGTGGTACGGCATTCGAGGACGGCTCTTCATGCGAGCTTGTTGCGAAGGCGGCCTTTATTCCCGACGCAAGGGTTATGGATTCATATACGGTTCAGAAGTTGATGCTCTATCAAAGGCTCGATACGGGAGTTCCATGGAGGCTTTATGCTAGACGTATACTCGGCGATGCTCCTTTTGCTGTGGGGTTGTATTACGAGGACCTGGCAAGCGTTTACAAGTTCATTCATGATGTAGATCGTGTTGCGTTGGTTGATTGCAGGGCCTTGTATGCGTATCGTCTGCGGAAATCCGGAATCATCAGTCAGGCGTACAGTCCGATAAAAGCCTTATCTGCCATTGAGGTTTCACGACGACTTAGCTCGGATATGCAGGAATGGTATCCGGATCTAGCCGTTGCATCCGCATCGCGCTGTTTTTCTCTTTGCCGGATGGTTTATGCACAGATACCGGTAGAATACGAGCTTTCCAGTAAGTTCGAGAATGATCGTCGAGCTTTGTGGGGCGAACTCAAGGAGAGAAGAAAGATCGTTCTGAGTGATTCTTCGGCTCGGAAGAGGGAACGACTTGCTGCAGCCATTGCCTTGATCGGCGAAGCTCCGTTTGCTCTTTTTTGCCATGCGTGTAGAAAAGCCGGTCTTCTCAGATGA
- a CDS encoding Gfo/Idh/MocA family protein, which translates to MKCAIIGCGRIALNHVKAVRANGFELAALCDTASGKAEGLLERAEWDGPAPRIYGGHGEMLAAEPDLDIAAVATESGEHARIALDCIDAGVNAIIEKPVAMSMADADEIVRRAEERGVKVSACHQNRFNVAVRHVRRAVEEGRFGRMSHGSVHVRWNRDRGYYGQAPWRGTWAQDGGCLMNQCIHGVDLLRWMMGGEVVSVYAQTRQRFHDYLEAEDVGVAVLTFADGSVATVEGTSNVFPRNLEETLYLFGESGTAKLGGTSTNEIDVWDFADEREGDDGMAGLKEPTSNVYGNGHALLYADVADAIENDRAPYVDARAGRDALEVVLAIYKSQRTGLPVELPLEDFASTDMEGEF; encoded by the coding sequence ATGAAGTGCGCAATAATAGGCTGCGGGCGCATAGCGCTCAACCACGTCAAGGCCGTCCGCGCGAACGGATTCGAGCTCGCGGCGCTCTGCGACACCGCCTCCGGCAAGGCCGAGGGCCTGCTCGAGCGGGCGGAGTGGGACGGCCCGGCACCGAGGATCTACGGCGGCCACGGCGAGATGCTCGCGGCGGAGCCGGACCTGGACATCGCGGCCGTCGCCACCGAGAGCGGCGAGCACGCGCGCATCGCGCTGGACTGCATCGACGCGGGCGTCAACGCGATAATCGAGAAGCCCGTCGCGATGTCGATGGCCGACGCCGACGAGATCGTGCGGCGCGCCGAGGAGCGCGGCGTGAAGGTATCGGCCTGCCACCAGAACCGCTTCAACGTCGCCGTGCGCCACGTCCGCCGAGCCGTGGAGGAGGGCCGCTTCGGGCGCATGTCCCACGGATCGGTCCACGTGAGGTGGAACCGGGACAGGGGCTACTACGGCCAGGCCCCCTGGAGGGGCACCTGGGCCCAGGACGGCGGCTGCCTCATGAACCAGTGCATCCACGGCGTCGACCTGCTGCGCTGGATGATGGGCGGCGAGGTGGTCTCGGTCTACGCCCAGACCCGGCAGCGCTTCCACGACTACCTGGAGGCCGAGGACGTGGGCGTGGCGGTGCTCACGTTCGCGGACGGGTCGGTGGCCACCGTGGAGGGCACCTCCAACGTGTTCCCGAGAAACCTCGAGGAGACGCTGTACCTGTTCGGCGAGTCCGGCACGGCCAAGCTCGGCGGGACCTCGACCAACGAGATCGACGTTTGGGATTTTGCCGACGAGCGCGAGGGCGACGATGGGATGGCGGGGCTCAAGGAGCCCACCTCCAACGTCTACGGCAACGGCCACGCCCTGCTCTACGCCGACGTGGCCGACGCGATCGAGAACGACCGCGCGCCCTACGTGGACGCGAGGGCCGGCCGCGACGCTCTGGAGGTGGTGCTCGCCATCTACAAGAGCCAGAGGACGGGCCTTCCCGTGGAGCTGCCGCTGGAAGATTTCGCGAGCACGGACATGGAAGGGGAGTTCTAG
- a CDS encoding nucleotide sugar dehydrogenase, which yields MMGFQEGWVSILSRTLVCGTVGLGYVGLPLAVEKAKAGFKTIGFDVQADKVDMVNRGENYIGDVVQEDLAALVEAGTLEATCDFSRVAECGFVAICVPTPLDAHQMPDTSYMEASAREIAPYIREGCMVVLESTTYPGTTEELILPILEEGSGLKCGEGFYLGFSPERVDPGNLVYKTKNTPKVVGAVGEEALELISAVYEAVLEGGVTRVSSPAVAEMEKILENTYRNVNIGLVNELCMLCDRMGIDVWEVIDAAKTKPYGFTAFYPGPGLGGHCIPLDPYYLSWKAREYGFHTSMIEASMTVNDSMPEWVASRAARILNREGKAMRGSKALVLGVAYKQDIDDYRESPALRVIERLEARGAEVSYYDPWVPRCQHKEEVKESIPDLSAEAIASADIVLVACAHTNVDYALVQRHARAVLDAKNAMKGVSPRENIEVL from the coding sequence ATGATGGGTTTTCAAGAAGGATGGGTGAGCATCCTGTCTCGCACCCTCGTCTGCGGCACGGTCGGCCTCGGCTACGTCGGGCTGCCGCTGGCCGTGGAGAAGGCCAAGGCGGGCTTCAAGACGATTGGCTTCGACGTGCAGGCCGACAAGGTCGACATGGTCAACCGTGGCGAGAACTACATCGGCGACGTCGTGCAGGAGGACCTCGCCGCGCTCGTGGAGGCCGGCACGCTCGAGGCGACCTGCGACTTCTCGCGCGTCGCGGAGTGCGGCTTCGTCGCCATCTGCGTGCCCACCCCGCTCGACGCCCACCAGATGCCCGACACCTCCTACATGGAGGCGTCCGCCCGCGAGATAGCGCCCTACATCCGCGAGGGCTGCATGGTGGTGCTCGAGTCCACCACCTACCCCGGCACCACCGAGGAGCTGATCCTGCCCATCCTGGAGGAGGGGTCGGGCCTCAAGTGCGGCGAGGGCTTCTACCTGGGCTTCTCTCCCGAGCGCGTGGATCCTGGCAACCTCGTCTACAAGACCAAGAACACGCCCAAGGTGGTGGGCGCCGTCGGCGAGGAGGCGCTCGAGCTCATCAGCGCGGTCTACGAGGCGGTGCTCGAGGGGGGCGTGACGCGCGTGTCGAGCCCGGCCGTGGCCGAGATGGAGAAGATCCTCGAGAACACCTACCGAAACGTCAACATCGGCCTCGTCAACGAGCTCTGCATGCTCTGCGACCGCATGGGCATCGACGTGTGGGAGGTAATAGACGCCGCCAAGACGAAGCCCTACGGCTTCACGGCCTTCTACCCCGGCCCCGGTCTCGGCGGCCACTGCATACCGCTCGACCCCTACTACCTGTCGTGGAAGGCGCGCGAGTACGGCTTCCACACCTCCATGATCGAGGCGTCCATGACCGTGAACGACTCTATGCCCGAGTGGGTGGCCTCGCGCGCGGCCCGCATCCTCAACCGGGAGGGCAAGGCGATGAGGGGATCGAAGGCGCTCGTGCTGGGCGTCGCCTACAAGCAGGACATCGACGACTATCGGGAGTCGCCGGCCCTGCGCGTGATTGAGCGCCTGGAGGCGCGGGGCGCCGAGGTCTCCTACTACGACCCCTGGGTGCCGCGCTGCCAGCACAAAGAAGAGGTAAAGGAATCCATCCCGGACCTGTCGGCCGAGGCGATCGCCTCGGCCGATATTGTTCTGGTCGCCTGCGCGCACACCAACGTCGACTACGCCCTCGTGCAGAGGCACGCGAGGGCCGTGCTCGACGCCAAGAACGCCATGAAGGGCGTGTCCCCGCGAGAGAACATCGAGGTGCTGTGA
- a CDS encoding DegT/DnrJ/EryC1/StrS family aminotransferase has product MEFRDLNAQYQALKGGINAGIARVLEHGRYIGGPEVAELEARLAAYVGARHCITCANGTDALQLALMAWGVGPGDAVFVPDFTFFASGEAPALLGAMPVFVDVDERTFNLDPAKLEEAVRFVEDGTDLAPRVVVAVDLFGLPADYTAIREVCERHRMLLLEDGAQGFGGSIGSRMACSFGDVSTTSFFPAKPLGCYGDGGAVFTDNDEWAELVRSYAVHGKGSMKYDNVRVGVNSRLDTVQAAVLLAKLDAFEGELDAVGGAAALYFGALAGSGLALPEAPEGFRSSWAQYTVRLPEGLDRDALQAALKERGVPTMVYYPKPMHGQGAFEGACLCPDGCPVTERLCETVLSLPMGPYMISEDVSVVADSLVTVFG; this is encoded by the coding sequence ATGGAGTTTCGTGACCTGAACGCCCAGTATCAGGCGCTCAAGGGCGGCATCAACGCGGGCATCGCCCGCGTGCTCGAGCACGGCCGCTACATCGGCGGCCCGGAGGTCGCCGAGCTCGAGGCGCGCCTCGCCGCCTACGTCGGCGCCAGGCACTGCATAACCTGCGCCAACGGCACGGACGCCTTGCAGCTCGCGCTCATGGCGTGGGGCGTCGGGCCGGGCGACGCGGTGTTCGTCCCCGACTTCACGTTCTTCGCAAGCGGCGAAGCTCCCGCGCTGCTCGGTGCGATGCCGGTGTTCGTCGACGTGGACGAGCGTACGTTCAACCTCGATCCCGCCAAACTCGAGGAGGCGGTGCGGTTCGTCGAGGACGGGACGGACCTCGCACCCAGGGTCGTCGTGGCCGTCGACCTGTTCGGTCTGCCGGCGGACTACACGGCGATACGCGAGGTGTGCGAGCGGCACCGGATGCTCCTGCTCGAGGACGGCGCGCAGGGCTTCGGCGGGTCGATCGGGAGCCGGATGGCCTGCTCGTTCGGCGACGTCTCCACCACGAGCTTCTTCCCGGCCAAGCCGCTGGGCTGCTACGGCGACGGCGGCGCGGTGTTCACCGACAACGACGAGTGGGCGGAGCTGGTCCGCAGCTACGCCGTGCACGGAAAAGGGTCGATGAAGTACGACAACGTGCGCGTGGGCGTGAACAGCCGCCTCGACACCGTGCAGGCGGCGGTGCTGCTTGCGAAGCTCGACGCGTTCGAAGGCGAGCTGGACGCCGTGGGCGGGGCGGCGGCCCTCTACTTCGGGGCCCTCGCCGGAAGCGGCCTCGCCCTGCCGGAGGCCCCCGAGGGCTTCCGCAGCTCGTGGGCTCAGTACACCGTGCGGCTGCCCGAGGGCCTCGACCGCGACGCCCTGCAGGCCGCCCTCAAGGAGCGGGGCGTCCCGACGATGGTCTACTACCCCAAGCCCATGCACGGGCAGGGGGCGTTCGAGGGCGCGTGCCTGTGCCCCGACGGCTGCCCCGTGACGGAGCGGCTGTGCGAGACGGTGCTGAGCCTGCCGATGGGGCCGTATATGATCTCGGAAGACGTATCGGTCGTGGCGGATTCCCTCGTCACCGTTTTTGGGTAG
- a CDS encoding O-antigen ligase family protein, whose amino-acid sequence MSALLISACFQNVVIFSLGGAAIKPFHVIALILLVLSIVALRTSWSLFNRWFLISVLYVIGISLIDSMRFGINVVLFNYAFFFVMIASVMNYGRGLPMDRWGVIVRSSALFVIAVVAIKIVLYGDAVMGFVSYGGNGHPSIPSFFSDSVNLEASWLALFGVFFNRDRVGLLYLIGSLSISALYASRVGIILSLLSIAYVLFVKSKDRIGVSKLVGIAVLIAGLIAVAQIAGLPIMDRFLAIGEDKGSTGRMDMWQYALSAFIDAPLFGNGAGNAVVHLKMVSGTPFSEGNIHNYPLQVLLDFGFMGFVFFIALILNVMAIFRKERFSNPFAAYILCWVVGSLFQFRGADALLAFFIAGYLLTTTMEPKARFCDGRSSFASQERILVGNASRKLRGSGK is encoded by the coding sequence TTGTCAGCTCTGTTGATTTCTGCGTGTTTCCAGAACGTCGTTATCTTCTCTCTGGGTGGGGCGGCTATCAAGCCGTTTCATGTCATTGCCTTGATCTTGCTGGTTTTGTCCATTGTGGCACTTAGGACTTCCTGGTCTCTATTCAACAGGTGGTTTCTGATTTCCGTTTTATACGTGATTGGAATATCGCTGATTGACTCCATGCGTTTTGGGATAAATGTCGTTTTATTCAATTATGCGTTTTTCTTCGTCATGATAGCTTCTGTGATGAATTACGGAAGAGGCCTCCCCATGGATAGATGGGGCGTGATTGTTAGATCGTCGGCGTTATTTGTTATAGCTGTGGTAGCTATTAAGATTGTGCTCTACGGAGATGCTGTTATGGGGTTTGTTTCTTATGGGGGTAATGGGCACCCTTCCATCCCGTCCTTTTTTAGCGACAGCGTTAATTTGGAGGCATCATGGCTAGCATTGTTTGGAGTCTTCTTTAATAGGGATAGAGTTGGTCTGCTATACCTAATTGGAAGTTTGTCCATTTCGGCTCTTTATGCCTCTCGTGTGGGGATCATTCTTTCATTGTTGTCCATCGCCTACGTTCTGTTCGTGAAATCAAAGGATCGAATTGGAGTATCGAAGCTTGTTGGCATTGCCGTGTTGATTGCGGGTCTGATTGCGGTTGCTCAAATCGCAGGACTCCCAATTATGGATCGGTTTCTTGCAATAGGAGAGGACAAGGGGTCGACTGGGAGAATGGACATGTGGCAATACGCATTAAGTGCCTTTATCGACGCTCCTTTGTTCGGAAATGGTGCAGGAAACGCCGTTGTTCACTTGAAAATGGTCAGTGGAACGCCTTTCTCTGAGGGCAACATACATAATTATCCTCTTCAGGTTCTTTTGGATTTTGGCTTCATGGGATTCGTCTTTTTTATTGCGTTAATCTTAAATGTTATGGCTATTTTTCGGAAGGAGAGGTTCTCGAACCCCTTCGCTGCATACATCCTTTGCTGGGTAGTAGGTTCATTATTTCAATTCAGGGGTGCGGATGCGTTACTAGCCTTTTTCATTGCGGGTTATCTTCTGACAACGACCATGGAGCCGAAAGCGCGTTTTTGTGACGGCAGATCTTCGTTCGCATCACAGGAACGAATATTGGTTGGAAATGCTTCTCGAAAGCTTAGGGGTTCTGGAAAATGA
- a CDS encoding acyltransferase: MTAPYVHESSYADEGVAIGDDTKVWHFCHIQSGASIGRGCSLGQNVYVGANAKIGDGVKIQNNVSVYEGVELGDHVFCGPSCVFTNDLTPRAKYPKGGDGYKRTVVRRGASIGANATIVCGHEIGAWAMVGSGAVVTSDVPPHALVLGVPARQRGWACECGAVLSEDLACSACGRTYAQSDEGLKEVQHGVS; this comes from the coding sequence ATGACGGCTCCTTACGTGCACGAGAGCTCTTATGCTGACGAGGGCGTGGCAATCGGTGACGACACGAAGGTTTGGCACTTCTGCCACATCCAATCGGGTGCCTCCATCGGCCGAGGATGCTCTCTCGGCCAGAACGTTTACGTGGGCGCGAACGCGAAGATCGGCGACGGGGTCAAGATCCAGAACAACGTCTCGGTTTACGAAGGAGTGGAGTTGGGGGACCACGTGTTCTGCGGCCCCTCCTGCGTGTTCACGAACGATCTGACGCCGAGGGCGAAATACCCCAAGGGCGGCGATGGGTACAAGAGGACGGTCGTCCGCCGAGGCGCGTCGATCGGGGCGAACGCGACGATCGTCTGCGGCCACGAAATAGGCGCGTGGGCGATGGTCGGCTCGGGCGCCGTGGTCACCTCGGACGTCCCGCCGCATGCGCTCGTGCTGGGCGTTCCGGCGCGGCAGCGCGGATGGGCGTGCGAATGCGGAGCGGTCCTTTCGGAGGACCTGGCGTGCAGCGCCTGCGGGAGGACGTACGCGCAGAGCGACGAGGGGCTGAAAGAGGTGCAGCATGGAGTTTCGTGA
- the wecB gene encoding non-hydrolyzing UDP-N-acetylglucosamine 2-epimerase, whose amino-acid sequence MKVLTVVGARPQFIKAAMVSHEIEKRHGIDEVLVHTGQHFDRNMSELFFEQMSILRPKHNLGISGGSHTSMTARMMLGLEAVMEEERPDAVLVYGDTNSTLAAALTAVKMQIPIAHVEAGPRSHSLRNAEESNRVCVDHLSSILLAATESGFRNLKKEGLEDRTFLVGDPMYDAFLHYGEIADSEALRPELVSISGGSIDVPSRYCYLTCHRAENMEKGAMSEILIAASTLSCPVIYPVHPRALELARDIVIRYRLDSIMLVEPVGYLESIFLTKHAMHVITDSGGVQREAFFAKTPCTVPMTLLAWPEIMVDGRCVLVFPERSEIERALDRAQTVNEDYLPFGDGNAAKRIVDILAGRSKEVL is encoded by the coding sequence GTGAAAGTGCTTACCGTTGTGGGGGCAAGGCCCCAGTTCATAAAAGCAGCCATGGTTTCACATGAAATCGAGAAGCGACACGGCATAGACGAAGTGTTGGTTCATACGGGACAGCACTTTGATCGGAACATGTCCGAGCTATTTTTTGAGCAGATGTCCATTCTTCGGCCTAAGCATAACTTGGGCATTTCAGGGGGTAGCCATACATCTATGACGGCGAGAATGATGCTCGGCCTTGAGGCGGTTATGGAAGAAGAGCGCCCAGACGCCGTTCTTGTTTACGGAGACACCAATTCAACCCTTGCCGCAGCGCTCACTGCCGTAAAAATGCAGATCCCAATCGCGCACGTCGAAGCGGGTCCTCGCTCTCATTCGCTCAGAAACGCCGAAGAGTCAAACCGCGTATGCGTCGATCATCTTAGCTCGATACTGCTTGCGGCAACAGAATCGGGGTTTCGAAACCTTAAAAAAGAAGGCCTCGAGGATAGGACCTTTCTCGTAGGTGATCCGATGTACGATGCGTTTCTGCATTACGGCGAAATCGCGGACTCCGAAGCGCTTCGTCCGGAATTGGTTTCAATCAGTGGAGGTTCGATTGATGTTCCGTCGCGTTATTGCTATCTAACATGTCATCGGGCAGAAAACATGGAAAAGGGGGCCATGTCCGAGATATTGATCGCTGCGTCTACTCTGTCTTGTCCCGTTATTTACCCTGTGCACCCCCGCGCTCTTGAACTCGCCAGAGACATCGTCATTCGTTATAGGCTAGATTCGATCATGCTCGTCGAGCCGGTCGGTTATCTTGAGAGCATTTTTCTTACCAAACACGCAATGCACGTGATCACCGACTCAGGAGGGGTGCAAAGAGAAGCCTTTTTTGCGAAAACGCCCTGTACAGTGCCTATGACGCTTCTTGCGTGGCCTGAGATTATGGTGGACGGGCGTTGCGTTCTCGTCTTTCCGGAGAGAAGCGAGATAGAGCGTGCGTTGGATAGAGCGCAAACGGTAAATGAGGACTATTTGCCGTTCGGCGACGGCAATGCGGCCAAGCGAATCGTCGATATTCTTGCCGGCCGTTCGAAAGAGGTGCTGTAA
- a CDS encoding glycosyltransferase, with product MCGGGVEAVVMNYYRHIDRSRVQFDFLVDEDSALVPREEIGSLGGRVFVVPPYQRLLAYMGRLEGLFSDEGWSIVHSHVNALSVFPLRAAARAGVPVRIAHSHSTAGKGEPVKNALKRLLRTQANRYPTHRLACSRYAGEWLFGKEVELEVVPNAIDMNAFAFDERWRSKARQMWNIEDGQVVIGHVGRLAPVKNQSFLIEVLSCLRKSGVDARLVLVGEGKDRIAIQNRAACLGLSEYMVMPGQMDSSLAYQGFDAFAFPSTYEGFGMAALEAQRAGLPCLLSDAITREVDVTGAVRFLPIDDPSAWADALCALRAGDRVPVRPERFSYYDIDAAAQKLAALYIALDGERAGK from the coding sequence ATGTGCGGCGGCGGCGTCGAGGCCGTGGTCATGAACTACTACCGGCATATCGACAGGAGCCGCGTGCAGTTCGACTTCCTCGTGGACGAGGACTCCGCGCTCGTGCCGCGCGAGGAGATCGGGTCGCTCGGCGGCCGGGTGTTCGTGGTTCCTCCTTACCAGCGCCTCCTCGCTTACATGGGGCGCCTGGAGGGCCTGTTCTCGGACGAGGGTTGGTCCATCGTCCACTCCCACGTCAACGCGCTCTCGGTCTTCCCGCTGCGCGCGGCCGCCCGGGCGGGCGTGCCCGTGCGCATCGCCCACTCGCATTCGACGGCGGGCAAGGGCGAGCCCGTCAAGAACGCGCTCAAGCGCCTGCTGCGCACCCAGGCGAACCGCTACCCGACGCACCGCCTCGCGTGCTCCCGCTATGCCGGTGAATGGCTGTTCGGCAAGGAGGTCGAGCTAGAAGTTGTTCCGAACGCGATCGACATGAATGCATTCGCCTTCGACGAGCGTTGGAGGTCGAAAGCTCGCCAAATGTGGAACATCGAGGATGGCCAGGTGGTGATCGGGCATGTAGGGAGGCTTGCCCCTGTGAAGAACCAATCATTCCTGATAGAGGTTTTGAGTTGCCTAAGAAAGAGCGGCGTGGATGCTCGATTGGTCTTGGTTGGAGAAGGAAAGGATCGCATCGCCATTCAGAATCGTGCGGCCTGCCTAGGTCTTTCGGAGTATATGGTTATGCCCGGCCAAATGGACTCTTCGTTGGCGTATCAAGGATTCGATGCGTTTGCCTTCCCCAGTACGTACGAGGGGTTTGGCATGGCGGCGCTTGAGGCGCAGAGGGCCGGCTTGCCGTGCCTGCTGTCCGACGCGATCACCCGCGAGGTGGACGTGACGGGAGCGGTGCGCTTCCTGCCGATCGATGATCCTTCGGCCTGGGCGGACGCGCTATGCGCCTTGAGGGCCGGCGACAGGGTCCCTGTGCGTCCGGAGCGTTTCTCGTACTACGACATTGATGCAGCGGCGCAGAAACTTGCAGCGTTATACATCGCTCTCGATGGCGAAAGGGCGGGAAAATGA
- a CDS encoding GNAT family N-acetyltransferase, translated as MRHDIDFDPIAALAMAELESSEGVRSTYFVLLRTDFYNPLERGNVERLREIARLGHDIGLHYDETQYEDGDDAIAAIQREADTLGGALGLPIECVSMHRPSKASLEAQWSIPGIVNSYSSEFFQGFEYASDSRRRWRKPILDMIESGKYPRLHILTHPFWYGGTEASLEESLRRFIERAGADRLGSLDRNFTGLDSVLGPADVLSARLASLRNERFGTERLVLRPLRLEDAADMFEYTSDPEISRFLNWAPHGEPGEARDWIASKLARPEPDDLLLGIELREPRKLIGTVRAYRFDAAACSCEVSYALNSAFQGCGYMGEALGKLADICFDEVRVGRIVARIDEENAASAHVARRLGMKRVRDGDFVVPIKGEERIQHTYVLGRRP; from the coding sequence TTGCGGCACGACATCGACTTCGATCCGATCGCAGCGCTCGCGATGGCCGAGCTCGAATCGAGCGAGGGCGTCCGATCGACGTATTTCGTGCTCTTGCGAACGGATTTCTACAACCCTCTAGAGCGCGGAAACGTCGAGAGGCTTCGAGAGATCGCGAGGCTCGGCCACGACATCGGGCTCCATTACGACGAAACGCAGTACGAGGACGGCGACGACGCGATCGCCGCGATCCAACGCGAGGCGGACACGCTGGGGGGCGCCCTCGGCCTGCCCATCGAATGCGTTTCCATGCACCGTCCGAGCAAGGCGTCGCTCGAAGCGCAGTGGAGCATCCCCGGCATCGTCAACAGCTATTCGAGCGAGTTCTTCCAGGGCTTCGAATACGCTTCGGACAGCCGGAGGCGGTGGCGCAAGCCCATTTTGGACATGATCGAGTCCGGGAAGTATCCGCGCCTGCATATCTTGACCCATCCGTTCTGGTACGGCGGGACGGAGGCCTCGCTCGAGGAATCTCTACGGCGGTTCATAGAAAGGGCGGGCGCCGATCGCCTGGGCAGCCTCGATCGCAACTTTACCGGGCTCGACTCCGTGCTCGGCCCTGCGGACGTCCTTTCCGCCCGCCTCGCTTCCCTGCGCAATGAGCGGTTTGGGACTGAAAGGCTCGTCTTGCGTCCCTTGCGGCTGGAGGATGCTGCCGACATGTTCGAATACACGTCGGACCCCGAGATAAGCAGATTCCTGAATTGGGCACCCCATGGCGAACCCGGGGAGGCGCGGGATTGGATAGCCTCCAAGCTCGCCCGACCGGAGCCGGACGACCTGCTGCTCGGCATAGAGCTCCGCGAGCCTCGCAAGCTCATCGGCACCGTGCGCGCCTACCGCTTCGATGCCGCCGCCTGCTCCTGCGAGGTGTCTTACGCGCTCAACTCCGCCTTCCAGGGCTGCGGCTACATGGGAGAAGCTCTGGGAAAGCTCGCCGACATCTGCTTCGACGAGGTGCGCGTGGGCAGGATTGTCGCCCGCATCGACGAGGAGAACGCCGCCTCGGCGCACGTTGCCCGCCGCCTGGGCATGAAGCGCGTCCGTGACGGGGACTTCGTGGTTCCGATCAAGGGCGAGGAGCGGATCCAGCACACCTACGTTCTCGGAAGGAGGCCGTGA